One window of the Suricata suricatta isolate VVHF042 chromosome 7, meerkat_22Aug2017_6uvM2_HiC, whole genome shotgun sequence genome contains the following:
- the LOC115295567 gene encoding olfactory receptor 12D2-like, with amino-acid sequence MLNQTSVTEFLLLGVTDIQALQPYLFVVFLAIYVVTVIGNGAVLLVVVSDPRLHSPMYFFLGNLSCLDICYSTVTLPKMLENFLSTHKAISFLGCISQLHFFHFLGSTEAMLLAVMAFDRFVAICRPLRYSVIMNYQLCTQMAITVWTIGFFHALLHSTMTSRLNFCGSNLIHHFFCDVKPLLELACGNTELNQWLLNTVTGTIGMAPFFLTLLSYFSIITSLFSKTHSCNALHKALSTCASHFMVVIVFYAPVVFIYIRPASGSSMDQELIAAIMYTVVTPVLNPLIYTLRNKDVKAALSSVFRRRANIAMSRATSRTGTNR; translated from the coding sequence ATGCTGAATCAAACCTCAGTCACTGAATTTCTCCTCCTGGGAGTCACAGACATCCAAGCACTGCAGCCTTATCTCTTCGTGGTTTTCCTTGCAATTTATGTAGTCACCGTGATTGGGAATGGAGCCGTCCTATTGGTTGTCGTCTCTGATCCAAGACTTCACTcacccatgtatttcttcctgggAAATCTGTCATGTCTGGATATCTGCTACTCCACAGTGACACTGCCAAAGATGCTGGAGAACTTCCTCTCTACACACAAGGCAATTTCCTTCTTGGGATGCATAAGCCAGCTTCACTTCTTCCACTTTCTGGGCAGCACGGAGGCCATGCTCTTGGCCGTGATGGCCTTTGACCGCTTTGTGGCCATCTGCAGGCCACTTCGTTACTCTGTCATCATGAATTACCAGCTCTGTACCCAGATGGCCATCACTGTCTGGACCATTGGCTTTTTCCATGCCCTGTTGCACTCCACGATGACCTCTCGCTTGAACTTCTGTGGTTCTAATCTGATCCATCACTTCTTCTGTGATGTCAAGCCTTTGCTGGAGTTGGCCTGTGGAAACACAGAGCTCAACCAGTGGCTTCTCAACACAGTTACTGGGACCATTGGCATGGCCCCTTTCTTCCTAACACTTCTCTCCTACTTCTCCATTATCACCTCTCTTTTCTCCAAGACCCACTCCTGTAACGCTCTCCACAAAGCACTGTCCACGTGTGCCTCTCACTTCATGGTGGTCATTGTTTTCTATGCTCCTGTTGTCTTCATTTACATCCGTCCTGCCTCAGGCAGCTCCATGGACCAGGAACTGATCGCTGCCATCATGTACACTGTGGTGACCCCTGTGCTGAACCCACTGATCTACACACTGAGGAACAAGGATGTGAAGGCTGCCTTGAGTAGTGTCTTCAGAAGGAGGGCCAACATAGCCATGTCTAGAGCAACTTCTAGGACAGGAACCAACAGGTAA